Sequence from the Bubalus kerabau isolate K-KA32 ecotype Philippines breed swamp buffalo chromosome 17, PCC_UOA_SB_1v2, whole genome shotgun sequence genome:
GCTTTGGCCAGCTGTGAGTGGCACTGAAAGAAGATGAAATCACCAAGAAGTTCAAGAGAACCTCAAAGAACAGACGTGGCAAGTAGAGCGGGGAACAAGGAGAGGGCAGGGTCTAGAatgtggggcaggggtgggggtctcCCTCCCTCTGCACCCACTCTCAGGGCATTaggttcagatcccagctctgccGCTCACTAGCTGTGTTCCCTCAGGCAGACTGCCTACCCTgaccgtgcctcagtttccccatccgcACCATGGAGACAGAGGCAATCAGATCAACATCTCCTGGGGTTGAGGGAAAGATTAAACGGACGCATCCCCGGTGAATCCATGGCTGACAGAGGCCCTGGGGGATCAGGGGTTCTGGATCCAGGGGGAGGCGTGCTGGGACCTGCTCTTCTGGTGGGGGGGTGCTGGGGCGGGGGTAATGAGCAGGTGGGGCTGCGGCGCAGACAGTGCGCTGAGCTCAGCGTCTGGCTGTGTGGAGATGGCCGGGCCAGGGTTTCGGGGCCACCCCGCCGGAcctctcctgctactgctgctgctgctgctgcccccaGCCCTGACGGAAGGACCCCTGGTCTTCGTGGCGGTGGTGAGGTGCCCCCTGCCCCGTCCCAGCCCCTCACGTCCCCCAGCCTGGCCTGACCTGGTCCCCTCCCTAGGTATTCCGCCATGGCGACCGGGCCCCACTGGCCTCCTACCCCACTGACCCGCACAAGGAAATTGCATCCACCCTGTGGCCACGTGGCCTGGGCCAGCTGACCGAGGTGAGACACTGGGGATagagtgtggggtggggtggggtggggaggggtccgCTGAGCCGGCTCTGTCCCCAGGAGGGGGTCCGCCAGCAGCTGGAGCTGGGCCGCTTCCTGAGGAGCCGCTACGAGGACTTTCTGAGCCCCGAGTACCGGCGGGAAGAGGTACAGCCATGCTGACCTTCATCCTACCTCGTGACCTCTCACCTCTGACCTCCACTGACTCCAGTGCCTCCCTGGGCCTCCATCTCTGGCCGTGACCCCCATCCACCTGACCTGAATCTTAGGTCTGATTTCTGACCCCCGAACCATCAACTAACCCACACTGACCCCTGACTCCATCTCGACCTGAGTCACATCTTGACCTCTGACCTCCATCAACTCTGACTTTTATTTTCTGATCTCCACCTTTGTGTTCCGACTCTCACTGACTCCAGCCAGACCCTCTGACTTCGAAACTTGATTGATTCTGTCTTTGGCCCTCATTGATTCTACCTGCCCTCTGACTCCAACCTTTGACCTCTACCCTTCATCAAATCTGACTTTTCTATATCTTCCTCTGTCTCCTGACAGATGACCATAGGATCATTCCTGCTGACCTGATCTCATGACCTCCAACCTGCCCTCCTCTCTTGACCTCTAACTTTCCACCTTCAGTGACTCTGATCTTCCTTTCTGACTTTCATTGACTCAACTGATCCCCTTAATCCTCAGTGTCCATCCAACTTCCCACCTCAACTGCTCTTGACATTGACCTCTGACCCTTGATACCAACTTCTAATGTTAAAGGCCAGGTCCTTGAACCTGCCCTGAGTTTTGACCCCTAACACCTGACCTTCGACCCTGAGCTGAATCTGAAGCTTTTGGTTTGCTGCTGTAGTTGACCTCTGACCCCGACAGTGGTCTTCTGGACTGTCCTCTCACCCCCCTATCCAGGTGTACATTCGCAGCACAGACTTTGACCGGACACTGGAGAGTGCTCAGGCCAACCTGGCGGGGCTGTTCCCTGAGGCCGCCCCAGGGCGCTCCGAGGCCACCTGGAGACCCATCCCTGTGCACACTGTGCCGGTCACTGAGGACAAGGTCAGGGGGCTGGACTGGCCTGGGGGcgggagggatggagagagacAGGGACTCAGATGGAGAGGGCCAGCGGCTCAGAGACCAGGCTCGGACCTGATGGGGGTGATGGGGGGCTCCCCGGAACCAGAGCAAGGAAGCCCTCCCTGGGGCTGAGTTGTCCTGATGGGGCTAGCGGCCCACCCCTAGCTGCTCAGCCATATCTGTGAGAAACCGTGGACTGGAGAcaggaccccccacccccaccccagtcccatTTCCCTGCCTGCAGTCGGGCCCCGGTCACACTTTtgtcccctctgagcctcagtctcctccagCTGCTGAGGTTCCCTACGCGCAGCTGTCCCCGATACCGTGAGCTGCTGAGGGAGGCCACGGAGGCCGCCGAGTACAAGACCGCCTTGAAGGGCTGGACGGTGAGCCCAGCCGGCCAGATGCGGCAGGATGGGGAGGGGCCCACAGGACAGGGCTGGGCCGGAGAGGGCGGGGCCGGCAGGCTGAAGCGGCGGGGCCGACCGGGATGGGGCGGGGCCAGTGGGATGTGGCAGGACCCACAGGACAGGGCGGGGCCGGCAGGCTGAAGGGGGCGGGGCGTGCGGGCAGGGCCAGCGGGGCCGGCCGGACACCGCTGGACCCTAGGGGTGCTGACGTCTGCCAGGCTCACCCATCCCGGTTCGGTGCTTGCAGGACTTCTTGACTCGCCTGGAGAACTTCACGGGGCTGCCGCTGGTCGGGGAGCCGCTGCGCAAGGCGTGGAAGGTCCTGGACACTCTGATTTGCCAGGTGGGCCCCTGCCCCATTCACCCAGCCGGCTAAGTCGTTAAGGGCTCTGGGTTCCAATCCCAGCGTTGCCGCTCACTACTTGTGTTccctcaggcaagtcacttaaactttggtgcctcaatttccccatctatACAACGACAATGGCGACATTCGTATCAACTTGGGTTGCTGATTGGATCGAAAGGGGTTAATTCACGCGATGCGCTTAAAATagcgcctggcacacagtgagGCGTTTTCGGTCTACGTGTTTGCTGTTCCAATCCTCCAGTTCCCTAATCGGAAAAGCGCAGGAAGGCAAAGCTTGGGCCCCAGGCGCTGACCTGAAGAGGCATGAGGCTGGCAGTCCTTGCTTACCCACTTAATGGGAATGTTCCTAATTGCATGGTGGGAAGAGCAAAGTGTGTGTCTAAGGCGGCTGCCCCAGCCCCCACAGAATGTGTTACGAGGTATATATTAATACTACCCTCACCACCAGACCTTTCTGAAATTGCAAAcgtctgaattattttttttaataacaattatttggctgcactaggtcttagttgtagcatatgaaatctagttctctgatcagggatggaacctggaccccctgcagtggaagtgcagagtcttagccactgggccaccagtgaagtccccccAAACGTCTGAATTCTGAAACAGCCCTAGCCCCAAGGGTTTCTGATAAGGGCTTCTGGAATAATGGTCATTACTATGGTTAATTAATAATCGCTATTACCCACACCAAGgacatcccaggtggtgctagtggtaaagaaccgcctgccaatgcaagtagaggtaagagatgcaggtttgatccctgggttgggaagatcccctggaagagggcatggcaacccccttcagtattcttacctggagaatcccattgacagaggagcctggtgggctacagtccatagggtctcaaagagttggacacgactgaagcagcttagcacattATCCACACCGTAAGTTCCTGACCAGACCTCACCTATGAGGGCATCAGAGGAGGGTTCCCTtccctgctgtcacttcagtcgtgtccaactctgtgtgaccccatagacggcagcccaccaggctcccccgtccctgggattctccaggcaagaacactggagtgggttgccatttccttctccaatgcatgaaagtgaaagggaagtccctcagtcgtgtcctactcttcgcgacctcatggattgcagcctaccaggctcctccggtactgggatttgccaggcaagagtactgcagtggggtgccatcgccttctccagaggaggaggaagagtgaACTGCAGCTGATGGGGGCATCGCGGTGGGTCTAAGGGGAGCATGAAGAACTCAAGACATCGCGGCTActttgtcccctccctctctccccagcaAGCTCATGGTCTTTCACTACCATCCTGGGCCTCCCCAGATGTCCTGCAGACACTAGCTCAGATCTCGGCTTTGGATATCGGAGCTCATGTGGGCCCACCCCAGGCAGCAGAGAAGGCCCAGCTGAGTGGGGGTGAGATGTGGAGCCGGGCAGCTGGGAGGCCCAGGTGCCTTCCTTTGGAGGGTTCTTAACTCTCTGACTTGCCCTGTCAGGAATCCTGCTAGATGCCATCTTGGCCAACTTCTCCCGGGTGCAGCGCTTGGGGCTGCCACTCAAGATGGTTATGTATTCCGCTGTAAGTCTTTGGGAAGGGAGGCAGTGCCACGTGGGcacagggatggggagggggtgggatttGGGTGAGCGGGGACTGGTGGAACCTCAGCCTCATGCCTTGAGTAACATATATCTCCAAACCATACTCCTGGATCACATCACCAGATATGGAATCTGGAAGGAGGGAGGTGACAATGTGATGGTGGGAAAGAATTCAGTTCTTCTGGAAGGACAGCCTTTTTGGCTGAGCTGTCCACTCATTTATTAAATGACCACCTGTAACTGGTGGGGCTGCCTCCAGGGTTCAGGTTTGAGGATAGCGGGATTTGTTCTAAGGGGTCCGAGGGCCATCTGGAGGAGCCCCGACTCAGCCCTGGATCCGCCTGCAGCACGACAGCACTCTCCTGGCCCTCCAGGGGGCCCTGGGTCTCTACGATGGGCACACACCGCCTTACGCCGCCTGCCTCGGCTTTGAGTTCCGGCGGCGCTTGGGCGACGGGGACCGCGACAACGCAGATGGCGACCACTCAGGGTAAGGAGGGGGCGGTACCCGGAAATGGGCGGGGCCAGAACGCTCTAGAGGAGGAGGGATGGAGACCCCAGTACAGGGCGTGACCCAGGCACAGGTGGGGGAGTTTAAAGGGACGGTATTGGCAGGGATAGAAGTCAGAAACGCCGTGCTCCAACCAATCGCTCTTCTCCAGATTCAAAGTCAGCGGCAGGGAAGGCGAGGACGGACCAAGgtacctcctctctccctccaggaATGTCACCGTCTCCCTCTTCTACCGCAACGACTCTGCTGGTCTGCCTTTGACTCTCCGCCTCCCCGGGtgcccagccccctgcccactAAGCCGATTCCGCCAGCTGACGGCCCCCGCCCGGCCTCCGGCTCACGGGATCCCCTGCCACGGCTCCCACGAGCTGGCCACCCCCGCAGGTGACGGCCCTCGGcgctggggtgggag
This genomic interval carries:
- the ACP4 gene encoding testicular acid phosphatase translates to MAGPGFRGHPAGPLLLLLLLLLPPALTEGPLVFVAVVFRHGDRAPLASYPTDPHKEIASTLWPRGLGQLTEEGVRQQLELGRFLRSRYEDFLSPEYRREEVYIRSTDFDRTLESAQANLAGLFPEAAPGRSEATWRPIPVHTVPVTEDKLLRFPTRSCPRYRELLREATEAAEYKTALKGWTDFLTRLENFTGLPLVGEPLRKAWKVLDTLICQQAHGLSLPSWASPDVLQTLAQISALDIGAHVGPPQAAEKAQLSGGILLDAILANFSRVQRLGLPLKMVMYSAHDSTLLALQGALGLYDGHTPPYAACLGFEFRRRLGDGDRDNADGDHSGNVTVSLFYRNDSAGLPLTLRLPGCPAPCPLSRFRQLTAPARPPAHGIPCHGSHELATPAATVVPLLAGAVAVLAALSMGLGLLAWRPGCLRAWGGPV